One part of the Streptomyces lydicus genome encodes these proteins:
- a CDS encoding xanthine dehydrogenase family protein molybdopterin-binding subunit, with translation MGTTGTPTKITQGSQTKGGIGESTLRPDGTLKVTGEFAYSSDMWHEDMLWGFTLRSTVAHAEIVSIDTSEALAQSGVYAVLTYDDLPTSIKNYGLEIQDTPVLAHGKVRHHGEPVALVAADHPETARRAAAKIKIEYKELPVVTDEASATADGAPLLHEGRNDHHAGHVAHPNIVHRQPIIRGDAAGAAKKADVIVSGEYVFGMQDQAFLGPESGLAVPAEDGGVDLYIATQWLHSDLRQIAPVLGLPEEKVRMTLSGVGGAFGGREDLSMQIHACLLALRTNKPVKIVYNRFESFFGHVHRHPAKLWYEHGATKDGKITHMKCRIVLDGGAYASASPAVVGNAASLAVGPYVIDDVEIEAVALYTNNPPCGAMRGFGAVQACFAYEAQMDKLAKKLGLDPVEFRQLNAMEQGTIMPTGQPVDSPAPVAEILRRVKARPLPPERQWESSEGADVRQLPGGLSNTTHGEGVVRGVGYAVGIKNVGFSEGFDDYSTARVRMEVINGEPVATVHTAMAEVGQGGVTVHAQIARTELGVAQVTIHPADTQVGSAGSTSASRQTYVTGGAVKHSCELVREKVLELGRRKLGTYHPAWATADLLLEGGKVVTDGGEVLADLVDVLEGESVEVEAEWRHRPTEAFDLVTGQGNGHVQYSFAAHRAVVEVDTELGLVKVIELAVAQDVGKALNPLSVVGQIQGGTTQGLGVAVMEEIIVDPKTAKVRNPSFTDYLIPTILDTPTIPVDVLELADEHAPYGLRGIGEAPTLSSTPAVLAAIRNATGLELNKTPVRPEHLTGT, from the coding sequence ATGGGCACGACCGGTACTCCCACCAAGATCACCCAGGGCTCCCAGACCAAGGGCGGCATCGGTGAGTCGACGCTGCGCCCCGACGGCACCCTGAAGGTCACCGGCGAGTTCGCGTACTCCTCGGACATGTGGCACGAGGACATGCTGTGGGGCTTCACGCTCCGCTCCACCGTCGCGCACGCCGAGATCGTCTCCATCGACACCTCCGAGGCGCTCGCCCAGTCCGGTGTCTACGCCGTGCTGACCTACGACGACCTGCCCACGTCGATCAAGAACTACGGCCTGGAGATCCAGGACACCCCGGTGCTGGCGCACGGCAAGGTCCGCCACCACGGCGAGCCGGTGGCCCTGGTCGCCGCCGACCACCCGGAGACGGCGCGGCGCGCCGCCGCCAAGATCAAGATTGAGTACAAGGAGCTGCCCGTCGTCACCGACGAGGCATCCGCGACCGCCGACGGCGCGCCGCTGCTCCACGAGGGCCGCAACGACCACCACGCCGGGCACGTAGCGCACCCGAACATCGTCCACCGCCAGCCGATCATCCGCGGCGACGCCGCCGGGGCCGCCAAGAAGGCCGACGTCATCGTCTCCGGCGAGTACGTCTTCGGCATGCAGGACCAGGCGTTCCTCGGCCCGGAGTCCGGCCTCGCGGTGCCCGCCGAGGACGGCGGGGTGGACCTCTACATCGCCACCCAGTGGCTGCACTCCGACCTCCGCCAGATCGCCCCCGTCCTCGGCCTGCCCGAGGAGAAGGTGCGGATGACGCTCTCCGGCGTCGGCGGCGCGTTCGGCGGCCGCGAGGACCTGTCGATGCAGATCCACGCCTGCCTGCTCGCGCTGCGCACGAACAAGCCGGTCAAGATCGTCTACAACCGTTTCGAGTCCTTCTTCGGGCACGTCCACCGGCACCCGGCGAAGCTCTGGTACGAGCACGGCGCCACCAAGGACGGCAAGATCACGCACATGAAGTGCCGGATCGTGCTGGACGGCGGCGCCTACGCCTCCGCGTCCCCGGCCGTGGTCGGCAACGCCGCCTCGCTGGCGGTCGGCCCGTACGTGATCGACGACGTCGAGATCGAGGCCGTCGCGCTCTACACCAACAACCCGCCCTGCGGCGCCATGCGCGGCTTCGGCGCGGTCCAGGCGTGCTTCGCCTACGAGGCGCAGATGGACAAGCTCGCCAAGAAGCTGGGTCTGGACCCGGTCGAGTTCCGGCAGCTGAACGCCATGGAGCAGGGCACGATCATGCCGACCGGGCAGCCGGTCGACTCGCCGGCCCCGGTCGCCGAGATCCTGCGCCGCGTCAAGGCCCGCCCGCTGCCCCCCGAGCGCCAGTGGGAGTCCAGCGAGGGCGCCGACGTCCGGCAGCTGCCCGGCGGCCTGTCCAACACCACCCACGGCGAAGGCGTGGTGCGCGGCGTCGGCTACGCGGTCGGCATCAAGAACGTCGGCTTCTCCGAGGGCTTCGACGACTACTCCACCGCCAGGGTGCGCATGGAGGTCATCAACGGTGAGCCGGTCGCCACCGTGCACACCGCGATGGCCGAGGTCGGCCAGGGCGGCGTGACCGTCCACGCGCAGATCGCCCGCACCGAACTCGGTGTCGCCCAGGTGACGATCCACCCCGCCGACACCCAGGTGGGCAGCGCCGGTTCGACGTCGGCGTCCCGCCAGACGTACGTCACCGGCGGCGCCGTCAAGCACTCCTGCGAGCTCGTCCGCGAGAAGGTCCTGGAGCTCGGCCGCCGCAAGCTGGGCACGTACCACCCGGCGTGGGCCACCGCCGACCTCCTCCTGGAGGGCGGCAAGGTCGTCACCGACGGCGGCGAGGTCCTCGCCGACCTGGTGGACGTGCTCGAAGGCGAGTCCGTCGAGGTCGAGGCCGAGTGGCGGCACCGCCCGACCGAGGCGTTCGACCTGGTCACCGGCCAGGGCAACGGCCACGTCCAGTACTCCTTCGCCGCGCACCGCGCGGTCGTGGAGGTGGACACCGAGCTCGGCCTGGTGAAGGTCATCGAGCTGGCCGTCGCCCAGGACGTCGGCAAGGCGCTCAACCCGCTGTCCGTCGTCGGCCAGATCCAGGGTGGCACCACCCAGGGCCTGGGCGTCGCGGTCATGGAGGAGATCATCGTCGACCCCAAGACCGCGAAGGTGCGCAACCCCTCCTTCACGGACTACCTCATCCCCACGATCCTCGACACCCCGACCATCCCGGTCGATGTGCTCGAACTCGCCGACGAGCACGCCCCCTACGGGCTGCGCGGCATCGGCGAGGCCCCGACCCTGTCGTCCACCCCGGCCGTCCTCGCGGCGATCCGGAACGCGACCGGGCTGGAGCTCAACAAGACGCCGGTCCGCCCCGAGCACCTCACCGGCACATAG
- a CDS encoding (2Fe-2S)-binding protein — translation MRVTFTVNGRRQEADDVWEGESLLYVLRERMGLPGSKNACEQGECGSCTVRLDGVPVCSCLVAAGQVEGREVTTVEGLADFAKQRAEHGGCGTGACGTSLQDAQQWQARPSDSGPRPRAQDSQTGEGAELSPIQQAFIDAGAVQCGFCTPGLLVAADEMLERNPQPTDADIREALSGNLCRCTGYEKILDAVRLAAARQDRQGLQEGTV, via the coding sequence GTGCGCGTGACATTCACCGTCAACGGTCGCCGCCAGGAGGCCGACGACGTCTGGGAAGGCGAGAGCCTGCTGTACGTCCTCCGCGAGCGGATGGGCCTGCCGGGCTCGAAGAACGCCTGTGAGCAGGGCGAGTGCGGCTCCTGCACGGTCCGCCTGGACGGGGTGCCGGTGTGTTCCTGCCTGGTCGCCGCCGGCCAGGTCGAGGGCCGCGAGGTCACCACCGTCGAGGGCCTGGCGGACTTCGCCAAGCAGCGTGCCGAGCACGGCGGCTGCGGCACCGGCGCGTGCGGCACCTCGCTCCAGGACGCCCAGCAGTGGCAGGCGCGCCCGTCTGACAGTGGGCCCCGCCCACGGGCGCAGGACTCGCAGACCGGCGAGGGCGCCGAACTCTCCCCGATCCAGCAGGCGTTCATCGACGCCGGCGCCGTCCAGTGCGGCTTCTGCACCCCGGGCCTGCTCGTCGCGGCCGACGAGATGCTGGAGCGCAACCCGCAGCCGACCGACGCGGACATCCGCGAGGCGCTGTCCGGCAACCTGTGCCGCTGCACCGGTTACGAGAAGATCCTGGACGCCGTCCGTCTCGCGGCCGCGCGCCAGGACCGTCAAGGACTCCAGGAAGGGACGGTCTGA
- a CDS encoding FAD binding domain-containing protein, translated as MDFLRPASWEEALAAKAEHPTAVPIAGGTDVMVEINFDHRRPEYLLDLNRIGDLSEWEVGEKTVRLGASVPYTQIMENLRAELPGLALASHTVASPQIRNRGGVGGNLGTASPAGDAHPALLASGCEVEVESVRGRRMIPIDEFYVGVKRNAMEPDELIRSVHLPKADGPQQFSKVGTRNAMVIAVCAFGIALHPETRTVRTGIGSAAPTPVRAKEAEDFLAAALDEGGFWESGAPVPPSVAKQFAQLASGACNPIDDVRGSAKYRRHAVGIMARRTLGWTWESYRGNERSAQCA; from the coding sequence ATGGACTTCCTTCGCCCCGCCAGCTGGGAGGAGGCGCTCGCCGCCAAGGCCGAGCACCCCACCGCTGTGCCCATCGCGGGCGGCACGGACGTGATGGTCGAGATCAACTTCGACCACCGCCGTCCCGAGTACCTGCTCGACCTGAACCGCATCGGTGACCTGAGCGAGTGGGAGGTCGGAGAGAAGACCGTGCGACTGGGCGCCTCGGTTCCCTACACCCAGATCATGGAGAATCTGCGGGCCGAACTCCCGGGCCTGGCGCTGGCGTCGCACACCGTCGCCTCCCCGCAGATCCGCAACCGCGGCGGCGTCGGCGGCAACCTCGGCACCGCCTCCCCGGCCGGCGACGCGCACCCCGCGCTGCTCGCCTCGGGCTGCGAGGTCGAGGTCGAGTCGGTCCGCGGCCGCCGGATGATCCCGATCGACGAGTTCTACGTCGGCGTCAAGCGCAACGCCATGGAGCCCGACGAGCTGATCCGTTCGGTGCACCTGCCGAAGGCCGACGGCCCGCAGCAGTTCTCCAAGGTCGGCACCCGCAACGCCATGGTCATCGCGGTCTGCGCGTTCGGTATCGCGCTGCACCCCGAGACCCGCACGGTACGCACCGGCATCGGCTCCGCCGCCCCCACCCCCGTCCGCGCCAAGGAGGCCGAGGACTTCCTCGCCGCCGCGCTGGACGAGGGCGGCTTCTGGGAGTCCGGCGCCCCCGTCCCGCCGTCCGTCGCCAAGCAGTTCGCGCAGCTCGCCTCCGGTGCCTGCAACCCGATCGACGACGTGCGCGGCAGCGCGAAGTACCGACGGCACGCGGTCGGCATCATGGCGCGCCGCACCCTCGGCTGGACCTGGGAGTCCTACCGGGGCAACGAGAGGAGCGCACAGTGCGCGTGA
- a CDS encoding PucR family transcriptional regulator — protein sequence MRLRALLDTRTLGLRLLGGEDELDRTVRGVMTTDLRDPSRYLSGGELVLTGLAWRREPEDSERFVRILAAANVAGLAAGEAELGAIPDDLVQACLRHRLPLFAVEEAVSFASITEHVVRQVSSERAGDLAAVVDRHRRLMTSGPAGGGPEVVLDLLGSDLDLRAWVLSPTGRQIAGSTLADSGPELSGELAARLAGEHLAAARTGRRGPHRVTLAGSTYSLFPIRYEGRDLRQTVLSDWLLAVEADAGDWPEERLDLLHGVTQLIAVERDRRDAARTVRRRLAQEVLELVQTGAPPAEIAARLRVAAPVLLPGLGTAPHWQIVVARVEWEGGDVPGGPVAQSLLEEMLVDPGTSGPEPSDRIAVAHTGDEAVALVPLPVPDESGDSSATGLHAEELLTLVQEPLGRGLADDGRLTVGVSASVHSAEGLRGALEEARHARRVAAARPGRVCAAGHEELASHVLLLPFVPDDVRRAFTARLLDPLRDYDRRHRAELIPTLEAFLDCDGSWTRCATRLHLHVNTLRYRVGRIEQLTGRDLSRLEDKLDFFLALRMS from the coding sequence ATGCGGCTCCGCGCACTCCTGGACACCCGAACCCTGGGCCTTCGGCTTCTCGGCGGCGAGGACGAGCTGGACCGCACGGTACGCGGCGTGATGACCACGGACCTGCGCGATCCCAGCCGCTACCTCTCGGGGGGCGAGCTGGTGCTCACCGGCCTGGCCTGGCGCCGCGAGCCGGAGGACTCCGAGCGGTTCGTGCGCATCCTGGCGGCGGCCAACGTCGCCGGTCTGGCGGCCGGCGAGGCCGAGCTCGGCGCGATCCCGGACGACCTGGTGCAGGCGTGCCTGCGGCACCGGCTGCCGCTCTTCGCGGTGGAGGAGGCGGTCTCCTTCGCCTCGATCACCGAGCACGTCGTACGGCAGGTCTCCAGCGAGCGGGCCGGCGATCTGGCCGCCGTGGTGGACCGTCACCGGCGCCTGATGACGTCCGGCCCCGCCGGCGGCGGCCCGGAGGTGGTCCTGGACCTGCTGGGCTCCGACCTGGACCTGCGGGCCTGGGTGCTCTCCCCCACCGGCCGGCAGATCGCCGGGTCCACGCTCGCGGACTCCGGTCCCGAGCTGTCCGGCGAGCTGGCCGCCCGGCTCGCCGGCGAGCACCTCGCAGCGGCCCGCACCGGCCGCCGCGGCCCGCACCGGGTCACCCTCGCGGGCTCCACGTACTCGCTCTTCCCGATCCGCTACGAGGGCCGTGACCTGCGGCAGACGGTGCTGAGCGACTGGCTGCTGGCGGTCGAGGCGGACGCCGGCGACTGGCCCGAGGAGCGCCTGGACCTGCTGCACGGCGTCACCCAGCTGATCGCCGTGGAACGCGACCGGCGCGACGCCGCCCGTACGGTCCGCCGGCGCCTCGCCCAGGAGGTCCTGGAGCTCGTCCAGACCGGCGCACCGCCCGCCGAGATCGCGGCCCGCCTGCGGGTGGCGGCGCCGGTGCTGCTGCCGGGTCTGGGCACCGCCCCGCACTGGCAGATCGTGGTGGCCAGGGTCGAGTGGGAGGGCGGCGACGTACCGGGCGGGCCGGTGGCCCAGAGCCTGCTGGAGGAGATGCTGGTCGACCCGGGCACCTCCGGTCCCGAGCCCTCCGACCGGATCGCGGTGGCGCACACGGGCGACGAGGCGGTGGCGCTGGTGCCGCTGCCGGTCCCGGACGAGTCCGGTGACTCGTCGGCGACCGGGCTGCACGCCGAGGAGCTGCTCACCCTGGTCCAGGAGCCGCTCGGCCGCGGGCTGGCGGACGACGGCCGGCTGACGGTCGGCGTGAGCGCCTCGGTGCACTCGGCGGAGGGGCTGCGCGGCGCGCTGGAGGAGGCCCGGCACGCCCGCCGGGTCGCCGCGGCCCGCCCGGGCCGGGTGTGCGCCGCCGGGCACGAGGAGCTGGCCTCGCACGTGCTGCTGCTGCCGTTCGTCCCGGACGACGTCCGCCGCGCGTTCACCGCCCGCCTGCTGGACCCGCTGCGCGACTACGACCGCCGGCACCGCGCCGAGCTGATCCCCACGCTGGAGGCGTTCCTGGACTGCGACGGCTCCTGGACGCGCTGCGCCACCCGCCTCCACCTGCACGTCAACACGCTCCGCTACCGGGTGGGCCGGATCGAGCAGCTCACCGGCCGCGACCTGTCCCGCCTGGAGGACAAGCTCGACTTCTTCCTCGCGCTGCGGATGAGCTGA
- a CDS encoding GntR family transcriptional regulator, with amino-acid sequence MEQGTAEQQPRTRAWVPAQAGPAVPRRHSVRGQVLTALRRALIGGELLPGEVYSAPALAERYGVSATPVREAMQQLAGEGAVEVVPNRGFRVAERGARDLAELAEVRTMLEVPAIVRLARALPPERWEELRPLAAEGVEAAARGDRAGYAEADHGFHRAVMSLTGNRRLTEVTGDLLRRVHWSAAGGSRLRTAELLADASEHTALLDALIAQEYAVAERIAREHVSVARHPH; translated from the coding sequence ATGGAGCAGGGCACCGCGGAACAGCAGCCGCGCACCCGGGCCTGGGTGCCCGCGCAGGCCGGCCCCGCCGTGCCCCGCCGGCACTCCGTCCGCGGCCAGGTGCTCACCGCGCTGCGCCGCGCCCTGATCGGCGGCGAGCTGCTCCCCGGCGAGGTCTACTCCGCCCCCGCGCTCGCCGAGCGCTACGGCGTCTCCGCGACCCCGGTCCGCGAGGCCATGCAGCAGCTGGCGGGCGAGGGCGCCGTCGAGGTCGTACCGAACCGCGGCTTCCGGGTCGCCGAGCGCGGTGCCCGTGACCTCGCCGAGCTGGCCGAGGTCCGCACCATGCTGGAGGTGCCCGCCATCGTCCGGCTGGCCCGGGCGCTGCCTCCGGAGCGCTGGGAGGAGCTGCGCCCGCTGGCCGCCGAGGGCGTCGAGGCCGCCGCCCGCGGGGACCGGGCCGGCTACGCCGAGGCCGACCACGGTTTCCACCGGGCGGTGATGTCGCTCACCGGGAACCGTCGGCTCACCGAGGTCACCGGCGATCTGCTGCGCCGGGTCCACTGGTCGGCCGCCGGCGGCTCCCGGCTGCGTACGGCCGAGCTGCTGGCCGACGCCTCCGAGCACACGGCGCTGCTCGACGCCCTGATCGCCCAGGAGTACGCGGTGGCCGAGCGGATCGCCCGCGAGCACGTCTCGGTGGCGCGCCACCCGCACTGA
- a CDS encoding (2Fe-2S)-binding protein, with amino-acid sequence MTSALAAPPVAHPVADAYARLSAAFPGLRVTTWGEAPPAGDGWVTAAALAAGGEALDAFLAWDDAQILRDYGQRARPDVTASFALHRYAWPACLLITIPWFLHRRVPYLPVGNVSFQRELGRMAVRIDAFACLPDDPAAGLPGARVVADEEALRAEVRSAVAGHLRPVLDGFRSRMRRGPRALWGMATDEIVEGLWYLGHLLGEEPRAVAELERLLPGATAPYVGSAAFRTLTGPRGEALPTRDRASCCMFYTLRPEDTCVTCPRTCDADRITRLTATS; translated from the coding sequence ATGACTTCTGCCCTCGCCGCCCCGCCCGTCGCCCACCCCGTCGCCGACGCCTACGCCCGGCTCTCCGCGGCGTTCCCCGGTCTGCGGGTGACCACCTGGGGCGAGGCGCCGCCGGCGGGCGACGGCTGGGTCACGGCCGCCGCGCTCGCGGCCGGCGGCGAGGCGCTCGACGCCTTCCTCGCCTGGGACGACGCGCAGATCCTGCGGGACTACGGGCAGCGCGCCCGGCCCGATGTGACGGCCAGCTTCGCCCTGCACCGCTACGCCTGGCCCGCGTGCCTGCTGATCACCATCCCGTGGTTCCTGCACCGCCGGGTCCCGTACCTGCCCGTCGGGAACGTCTCCTTCCAGCGCGAGCTGGGCCGGATGGCGGTGCGCATCGACGCGTTCGCGTGCCTGCCCGACGATCCGGCGGCGGGGCTGCCCGGCGCCCGGGTCGTGGCGGACGAGGAGGCGCTGCGCGCGGAGGTGCGGTCCGCGGTGGCCGGGCACCTCCGGCCGGTGCTGGACGGGTTCCGCTCCCGGATGCGGCGCGGCCCGCGGGCCCTGTGGGGTATGGCGACCGACGAGATCGTCGAGGGGCTCTGGTACCTGGGCCATCTGCTGGGCGAGGAGCCGCGCGCGGTGGCCGAGCTGGAGCGGCTGCTGCCGGGCGCCACCGCGCCGTACGTGGGCAGCGCCGCGTTCCGGACCCTGACCGGTCCGCGCGGCGAGGCGCTGCCGACCCGCGACCGCGCCAGCTGCTGCATGTTCTACACGCTGCGCCCCGAGGACACCTGCGTCACCTGCCCGCGCACCTGCGACGCGGATCGCATCACGCGTCTCACCGCAACCAGCTGA
- a CDS encoding DUF2637 domain-containing protein, whose translation MRTTDISLDWLVPGVLSLGAVTVAAALVVRGRRAAAKAGGEDSWERSEERRRRKEAVFASASYLLLFCCAAVAAALSFHGLVGFGVQNLGLSGGWEYLVPFGLDGAAMFCSVLAVREASHGDAALGSRMLVWTFAGAAAWFNWVHAPRGLDHAGAPQFFAGMSLSAAVLFDRALKQTRRAALREQGLVPRPLPQIRIVRWLRAPRETFAAWSLMLLEGVRTLDEAVEEVREDRREREQNRLRRREQGKLDRARIKAINRQHRSWGRGGGRQLAMTPAAAGAGDVPGPDPAIAGESVPLLTGDLPVRSRPALKAVSGAETDPFDASAAPRRTVDLTAEDDTQTLPRLDSLEEKLAEIERQFG comes from the coding sequence ATGAGAACGACGGACATATCGCTGGACTGGCTCGTTCCCGGCGTGCTGTCGCTCGGCGCCGTGACGGTCGCCGCGGCGCTGGTGGTGCGCGGCAGACGCGCCGCCGCGAAGGCCGGCGGCGAGGACTCCTGGGAGCGCAGCGAGGAGCGCCGGCGCCGCAAGGAGGCGGTCTTCGCCTCCGCCTCCTATCTGCTGCTCTTCTGCTGTGCCGCGGTCGCCGCCGCGCTGTCCTTCCACGGGCTGGTCGGCTTCGGCGTGCAGAACCTCGGCCTCTCCGGGGGCTGGGAATACCTGGTGCCCTTCGGCCTCGACGGCGCGGCGATGTTCTGCTCCGTACTGGCCGTACGGGAGGCCAGCCACGGCGACGCCGCGCTCGGCTCGCGGATGCTGGTGTGGACGTTCGCGGGCGCCGCGGCGTGGTTCAACTGGGTGCACGCACCGCGCGGCCTGGACCACGCGGGCGCGCCGCAGTTCTTCGCCGGCATGTCGCTGTCCGCCGCGGTCCTCTTCGACCGGGCGCTGAAGCAGACCCGCCGGGCGGCCCTGCGCGAACAGGGTCTGGTGCCGCGTCCGCTGCCGCAGATCCGGATCGTGCGCTGGCTGCGCGCGCCCCGCGAGACCTTCGCGGCCTGGTCGCTGATGCTGCTGGAGGGCGTACGGACGCTGGACGAGGCGGTCGAGGAGGTCCGTGAGGACCGGCGTGAGCGCGAGCAGAACCGGCTGCGCAGGCGGGAGCAGGGCAAGCTCGACCGGGCCCGCATCAAGGCCATCAACCGGCAGCACCGCTCCTGGGGCCGCGGCGGCGGCCGGCAGCTGGCGATGACCCCGGCCGCGGCCGGCGCGGGGGACGTGCCCGGCCCGGACCCCGCCATAGCCGGCGAGTCGGTGCCGCTGCTCACCGGAGACCTGCCCGTGCGCTCCCGCCCGGCCCTGAAGGCCGTATCGGGCGCTGAGACCGATCCCTTCGACGCCTCGGCCGCCCCCCGGCGGACCGTGGACCTCACCGCCGAGGACGACACCCAGACGCTGCCCCGTCTGGACTCCCTGGAGGAGAAACTCGCCGAGATCGAACGGCAATTCGGCTGA
- a CDS encoding ATP-binding protein, with the protein MRQADLRAVGEVRRELRQLLSRWSAAVDGELAEVATLLTSELVTNALVHAEGGAMVTARVGDRLRVEVRDCDTGRPEVQAPTTDGTSGRGLMLVRALADAWGIRTDGFGKCVWFELGGGPA; encoded by the coding sequence GTGCGTCAGGCGGATCTACGCGCGGTCGGCGAGGTGCGCCGGGAGTTGCGGCAGTTATTGAGCCGCTGGTCGGCAGCGGTCGACGGCGAGCTCGCCGAGGTGGCGACCCTGCTGACCAGTGAACTGGTGACCAACGCGCTGGTGCACGCGGAGGGCGGTGCGATGGTCACGGCCCGGGTCGGCGACCGGCTGCGGGTGGAGGTGCGGGACTGTGACACCGGACGTCCGGAGGTGCAGGCGCCGACGACGGACGGGACCTCCGGGCGGGGGCTGATGCTGGTGCGTGCGCTGGCCGACGCCTGGGGCATACGCACCGACGGGTTCGGCAAATGCGTGTGGTTCGAGCTGGGCGGCGGACCGGCCTGA